A DNA window from Trichosurus vulpecula isolate mTriVul1 chromosome 2, mTriVul1.pri, whole genome shotgun sequence contains the following coding sequences:
- the LOC118836644 gene encoding olfactory receptor 52I1-like, with translation MLELPSNHTSPSATFVLMGIPGLEVTHLWLLAPLGIMYVVTLVGNSLILTVVWIDPVLHEPMYYFLCILAIVDIVMATSVVPKMLNIFWSGDGIIGFAACFIQMYVVHAATAVETGLLLAMAFDRYVAICKPLHYQTILTQRTMLGIGVAIIFRATTFMTPLSWMVSHLPFCGSLMVPHSYCEHMAVTKLGCADHMPSNLYSLIGSSIIVGIDVIFIATSYSLILQAVFRLSCRDAQIKALSTCGSHVGVMALYYLPGMVSIYVAWFGQDLVPLSFQVLLADFYLVIPPTLNPLIYGLRTKQIRDRGWSVLESCLSGQAHWNS, from the coding sequence ATGCTAGAATTGCCATCCAACCATACATCACCTTCTGCTACATTTGTCCTCATGGGTATCCCAGGCTTAGAAGTGACTCACCTCTGGTTGCTGGCCCCACTAGGCATCATGTATGTTGTGACTTTGGTGGGAAATAGCCTAATTTTGACAGTGGTCTGGATTGACCCTGTCTTGCATGAACCCATGTACTACTTCCTGTGTATCCTGGCTATTGTGGACATTGTTATGGCAACTTCTGTTGTCCCTAAGATGCTGAACATCTTCTGGTCAGGTGACGGAATTATTGGTTTTGCTGCCTGCTTCATTCAAATGTACGTTGTCCATGCAGCCACAGCTGTGGAAACAGGGCTTTTATTGGCTATGGCCTTTGACCGGTATGTGGCCATCTGCAAACCCTTGCACTATCAGACCATCCTAACGCAACGAACAATGCTAGGGATAGGTGTGGCAATTATCTTTAGAGCTACCACATTCATGACGCCTCTGAGCTGGATGGTGAGTCATCTGCCCTTTTGTGGCTCTCTGATGGTTCCCCATTCTTACTGTGAACATATGGCTGTCACCAAGCTGGGATGCGCTGACCATATGCCAAGCAACCTCTATAGTCTGATTGGTTCCTCAATCATTGTGGGCATTGATGTGATCTTCATTGCTACCTCCTACAGCCTGATCCTTCAGGCTGTATTCCGTCTCTCCTGCCGGGATGCCCAGATAAAGGCATTAAGCACATGTGGTTCCCATGTTGGAGTTATGGCCCTCTATTATCTACCAGGAATGGTTTCCATCTATGTGGCCTGGTTTGGACAGGACTTGGTCCCCCTGTCTTTCCAGGTCCTACTGGCTGACTTCTATCTGGTTATCCCACCCACTCTGAACCCTCTCATCTATGGCTTAAGGACAAAACAGATCCGTGATCGGGGATGGAGTGTGCTAGAGAGCTGCCTCTCTGGACAGGCCCACTGGAATTCTTAG